Genomic DNA from Thermobifida alba:
GTGTAGAAGGTGAAGCCCAGGTCGGAGGCCTTGCTCAGCTGCCGTTTGAGCACGTTGCGCGGGTCGGCGTAGCTCGGCGACCCGTCGGGCATCAGGATGTCGCAGTACATGCGCGCGGTCCCGTGCGGCTCGTTGCGCCACGGCAGCACCTGGAACGTGGTCGGGTCGGGCAGGGCGAGCATGTCCGACTCGTACACCCGGGCGAACCCCTCGATCGCCGAGCCGTCGAAGCCGATCCCCTCGACGAAGGCGGCCTCCAGCTCGGCGGGGGCCACCGCGACCGACTTGAGGTAACCGAGCACGTCGGTGAACCACAGTCGCACGAAGCGGATATCGCGCTCCTCAAGGGTGCGGAGCACGAATTCCTGCTGTCGGTTCACGGTCCACCTTCCTCGTTCGATCTCGTGGGACGTCTCACGCGTTCTTACCAGACTCCCGCTGCCAGTGTGCCCCGCGAGAGTTACCGCGACGTTAAGCGGAGGCTCCCCGTCCCCTACCCCGAGTGCGGGAGGGAACACCGGCCGGCCGGGGGTGTGCGGCGGCGCGGGGGCGCCGGGCGTTAGGCTCGGTGCCGTGGCACAACTGCGACTGGCTATGGCCCAGGTCAACCCCACCGTGGGAGACCTGGGGGGAAACTGCGACATCGTCTGCGAGCAGGCGCGCCGGGCGGCCGAGGCGGGGGCGCACCTGGTGGTGTTCCCCGAGATGGTGCTCACCGGCTACCCGGTGGAGGACCTCGCCCTGCGCAGGACCTTCGTCGACGCCTCCATCGAGGCCGTGCACGCCCTGGCCGAGCGGCTCGCCGCGGAGGGGCTGGGAGAGCTCCCCGTCGTCGTCGGCCACCTGAGCCGCCGCCGGGGGAGTGCCGCCACCGCGCTGGGCCAGCCGGTCGGGTCCCCGCAGAACGCGGTGGCGCTGCTGCACCGGGGACGCCCGGTCTTCACCTCCGCCAAGCACCACCTGCCCAACTACGGGGTGTTCGACGAGTTCCGCTACTTCGTGCCCGGCAACGTGCTGCCGGTGGTGCGGCTGCACGGCGTCGACACGGCCTTCGTCGTCTGCGAGGACCTGTGGCAGGACGGCGGCCCCGTCGCCGCCGTGCACGAGTCCGGGGCCTCCCTGCTGGTCGTGCTGAACGGTTCGCCGTACGAGCGGGACAAGGGCGACGCGCGGCTGGAGCTGTGCGCCCGCCGGGCCCGCGAGGCCGGGGCGGCCCTGGCCTACGTCAACATGGTCGGCGGCCAGGACGAACTCGTCTTCGACGGCGACTCCCTCGTCGTCGACGCCGCCGGGAACCTCCTCGCCCGCGCCCCCCGGTTCGAGGAGGCGCTGCTGGTGGTGGACCTGGAGCTGCCGGAGGCGGTGGGGCCGGGCCTGTGGGGGGCGGCCGCGGAGGCCGACGGCGTCACCATCGAGCGGCACCTGCTGTCCGAGCAGCCGGTGCGGCCCTACGAGCCGCTGCCCGCCCCGGTGGCCCCGCGCACGGACGACATCGGCGAGGTGTACGCGGCCCTGGTGCTGGCCACCCGCGACTACGTGCGCAAGAACCGGTTCGCCTCGGTGATCCTGGGCCTGTCCGGCGGCATCGACTCAGCGCTGGTCGCCACCATCGCCGTCGACGCGCTCGGCCCCGAACGGGTCCACGGCGTGCTCATGCCGAGCCGCTACTCCAGCGACCACTCGGTCTCCGACGCCGAGGAGCTGGTGCGCCGCCAGGGCCTCAACGCGCGCACCATCCCGGTGGGGCCGATGGTGGAGGCCTTCGAGAACGCGGTGGAGGTCGACGGCCTGGCCGCGGAGAACCTGCAGGCCCGGGTGCGCGGACAGCTGCTGATGACGCTGTCCAACCAGGAGGGCCACCTGGTGCTGACCACCGGGAACAAGAGCGAGCTGGCGGCCGGCTACTCCACCCTCTACGGGGACTCCGCGGGCGGCTTCGCGCCGATCAAGGACGTCTGGAAGACCCTGGTGTGGGAGCTGGCGCGGTGGCGCAACGCCGAGGCCGCGCGGCTGGGGCGGACCCCGCCGATCCCGGAGAACTCCATCACCAAGCCGCCCAGCGCCGAACTGCGGCCCGGGCAGCTGGACACCGACTCCCTGCCGGACTACGGGATCCTGGACGCGCTGCTGGACGACTACGTGGGCACCGACCTGGGCCGGGAGGAACTGGTCTCCGCGGGACACGACCCCGCGCTGGTGGACCGGGTCATCCGCATGGTCGACCGGGCCGAGTACAAGCGCCGCCAGTACCCGCCGGGGCCCAAGATCAGCGGGCGCAACTTCGGCCGGGACCGGCGGCTGCCGATCACCAACCGGTGGACGGCCTGACCCGGGAGCGGTGACGGCGGCGGACGCCCGCCGCCGTCGCGGTCGTCTTCGGCGGGGGGACTACCAGAACACGGCGACGCCGATGTTGAGCAGGGTCAGCAGACCGGCGGTCAGCGCCAGCTTCGGGGAGGACTTGCGGGCGTTGAGGACGGCGACCACGATCACGGCGAGGTTGACCGCCAGCTTGACGCCGATCTTGGCGTGGTCGACGGCGCCGAGGTCGCCCATCTCGCGGAGGCCCACCAGCAGCACGCCGATGACCAGCTGGGTCAGGGCACTGTGCAGGAGCACCTTGGGGGCCTTGGCGTAGCCGCCGATCTGCTGCATCAGCCATCCGGCGACGATTCCGGAGAGGGTCACGAAGTGGAGGAAGACAAGCGCGGAGTAGGCGATTTCCATACCCCGCACACTACTACGTCCCGTAGTTGTCGTTTTCCGGCGGTGCCGTGACGGCGCCGCCCCGGGAGGAGAGTCGGGGCGGCGCCGCGGGGACGGGGCGTGGGGCGGACGGGGGGTCAGGAGGGGGACCGTCCGCCGATGCCCCCGGTGGACCGGTGGATCACCTCCTCGGAGGCAGGGCGGGGACGGGGGTCACCGCCAGGAGCCGGTGAAGGTCCGGGCGCAGCCGCCGCCGTCGTCGGCCGTGGCGGACCGGTTGCCCCCGTTCTCCCACTCCACGGTGCCGTCGGGGTCGACCTTGACGTACTTGTACTCGAACCGGGCCCCCTCGGGCAGGGCGGCCTGCCCCGTCCAGACGGGGTAGGCGGCGGCGTCGGTGTGCAGCCGCAGCCCGTCGGCGGGGTTCCAGGACCCCAGTTCGGGGAGGGAGCCCACCACCCGGACCTCCTGGCCGTACCAGGTGGTGACGGTGGCGTCGAACCGGGAGGCGACGGCGGGGCAGTCGCCGTCGCCGGGGGGCGGCCCGGCGCCGCAGCCGGCCGGGTCGGCGCACTCGCCCACCGCCCCGACGTGCAGCGCGACCGCGCCGTCGGCGGCGACGGTGGCGGTGAACGTCCCCCCGGACACCTCGTAGCTGGGCCCGTCGCACACGCCGTCGACGAAGGTGCCGTTGGCCACGTCGCAGTAGGTGCCGTCGGGCAGGCCGGTGGTGAAGGTGCGCGTCCAGGCGCTGTCCGTGGCGTTGAACGCGGCGTACCCGGCGGAGCCGCGCGCGAACGCCAGCCGGCCGGCGCCGTCGGTGACGGCCGAGCCGATCCCGTGGCCGTCCACCGCGTTGTGGAAGGAGACCATGCCCGCGACCGCGCGGTGCTCGCACACCCAGCGGGCCGCCGAGCAGTCGGTGGGGTCGGTGGTGCCGTCGGCGCTCATGGGCGGCCCGGTCCGGTCGTCCCCGGACCAGGTGTAGCTGGACATCACCTTGGGGGTGCCGTAGGGGTGGGCCAGCATGAACTTCTGCGCCAGGTCGTAGCGGGCCCCGTCGGTGTGGGTGAGGATCGGGTCGTTGCGCTGGGTGTCGTGGTTGGCCACGAACACCACGGCCTCGGCGCCGGGGGTCAGGCCGCCGCCCAGCCCGGTCAGGTGGGAGATGGCGCCGTCGGCGAAGGCGTGGCTGATGTCGCGGTGGTACTGGAACTCGGTGACGTCCCCGATCGGGGTGTAGGAGCCGGTGCCGATCGTGCCGTCGGCGATGACCTCCTGGAAGACGTACGGCTTGCCGCCGCCCCAGTCGGGGTGGACGTCGTCCAGGCGGGAGACGATCGCCTGCAGGTCGGCCTCGGGGATGTGCTTGGCCGCGTCGATGCGGAAGCCCGCCACACCGATGGCGACCAGGTCGTTGAGGTAGTCCGCGATCCGGTCGCGGACGTAGGGGGAGGAGGTCCTCAGGTCGGCCAGGCCGACCAGTTCGCAGTACTGCACCTCCCACTTGTCGTTCCAGTCGGAGATGTCGCGGCGGCAGTCGTTGAAGTCCTGGCTCTGGTAGAGGCCCGGGTACTCGTACTTGCCGTAGGCCGACCCCGCGCTGCCGGGGCCGGAGCCGACGGACCCGGTGCCGCTCATGTGGTTGATGACCGCGTCGACGTAGATCTTGACCCCGGCCTCGCGGCAGGTGTCGACCATGTCGACGAAGTCGGCCCGGGTGCCGCGGCGGGTCTGGTCGAGCCGGTAGGACACCGGCTGGTAGTCCTGCCACCAGGGGTATCCCTCACCGGGCAGCACCACGTGCTCCTGGGGCGGGGAGACCTGTACCGCGCCGAAGCCGTGGGGGCCCAGCGTGGTCTCGCACTCCTCGGCGATCGACTGCCACCGCCACTGGAACAGGTGGACGATGACGTCCCGGTCCCCGGAGGGCGCGGCATGAGCGGGGGAGGCCGCGACGACCGGGGAGACCAGGGACACCGCGACGCCCAGCACGGCCGCGAGCAGCGCGGCCAGGGGTCTGCGTACTCCCATCGGGTACTCCAATGCGGATCGGGGGGTTCAGACACCTGAAAGAGGGCTTGCAAGTTGTGCAATCTTTGCAAGAACTTTCAGGGTGAGATGAAGATAACAACCGGCGGCCGGTTTGTGAACCTTCCCCGATGGAATCGTGCTGATTGTCCGAAAGTGCGGATTCATGGGGGTTGTGCTGGGCTCTGCGGGGTCGAATAGAGGGCGGGGCGGCGGCAGTCCGCTGCGTCAACCGTGCGAAAGAACCGCAAGAACCGTAATAACTTGCGCAAACATCACCGTCGCCCGAGGGCGGCCGAGAGGGCTTCCGGGGGCACGGCGGGGCCGGGCACGCCCCGGAGCGGCCCGTACCGCGGGACGGGAAGAGAGGCCGCCGGGCCCCGGGCGGGCCCGGCTCAGCTGTCGTAGAACACGCGCTCCATCACCGCGCGGGCCCGGCGGGTGGCCCTGCGGTACTCCTCCACCATCCGCTCCCCCGGGCTCACCTCGCCGCTGTCGGCACGGTAGCCCAGCGCGCCCGCGATCGCGGTGCGCTCCCGCAGGTCCGCCGGGATGGAGTCGCCGCCCCTCCCGCGCACCAGGGTGAGCGCGCCGCGGATCCGGGACGCCAGCCGCCAGGCCACCTCCAGCGTCGCGCCGTCGTCGGGATCCAGCAGACCGTTGCGCACCGCGGCGTTCAACGCCTGCAGCGTCCCCGTGGTCCGCAGCTCCGCGACCTCGTGGGCGTGCCGCAGCTGCAGCAGCTGGACCGACCACTCCACGTCCGAGAGCCCGCCCCGGCCCAGCTTGGTGTGCAGCGCGGGGTCGGCGCCGCGCGGCAGCCGCTCCGCCTCCATGCGCGCCTTGAGCCGCCGGATCTCCCGGACCGCCTGCTCGCCGGGGCCGCCCCGCGGATAGCGGACCGGGTCGACCACCTCCACGAACCGCTGCCCCAGCTCGGCGTCCCCGGCCACCGGCATCGCGCGCAGCAGCGCCTGGCTCTCCCAGTGCGACGCCCACCGCGAGTAGTAGGCCGCGTAGGAGTCCAGGGTCCGCACCATCGGGCCGTTCCGGCCCTCCGGCCGCAGCGCCGCGTCCAACCGCACCGGCGGCTCGGCCGCGGGCAGCTCCAGCAGCCGCGCCAGCTCCCGCACGATCTCCTCCGCGGTGGCCGCGGCCTCCGCCGGATCCGCGCCCGGCAGCGGATCGTGCACGTACACCACGTCGGCGTCGCTGGTGTAGCTCAGCTCGTTGCCGCCGAACCGCCCCATCGCGACCACGCACATCCGGGTGCACGGCTGCGCGCCGCGCCTGCGGGCCACCCGCTCGGTCGCCGCGCGCAGCGCGGCGTCGATGGTGACCACCGCGATCGCGGTCAACGCGTCGCCGACCCCGTCGATGTCGGTCACGCCCAGCAGGTCGGCGGCCGCGGTCCGCAGCAGCTCCCGGCGGCGCAGCGCACGCACCCCCGCCACCTGGTTCTCCGCCGTGTCGTGCCGGCGCAGCGCGGCGTCGGCCTCGGCGGCCAGCTCGGCGTTGCGGCGCTGCACGAGGAGGGCGTCGTCGGCCAGCAGCGCCACCGCGTCCGGTGCGCGCAGCAGCAGTTCGGTGACGTAGCGGCTGGTCCCCAGCAGGTGGGCCATGCGCTCGGCGACCCGCACGTCGTCGCGGAGCAGCCGCAGGTACCACGGGGTGGTGCCCAGCGCGTCGCTGACCTGTCGGAACCCCAGCAGCCCGGCGTCGGGATCGGGGGAGTCGGCGAACCAGCCCAGCATCACCGGCAGCAGGGTGCGCTGGATCGCGGCGCGCCGCGACACCCCCGAGGTGAGCGCCTCCAGGTGGCGCAGCGCCCCCGTCGGGTCGACGAACCCCAGCGCCTCCAGCCGGAAGCGCGCGTGCTCGGGGGAGAGCCGCACCTCGTCCTCGGGCAGCCGCGCCACCGCCTTGAGCAGCGGCCGGTAGAACAGCTTCTCGTGCAGGCGGCGCACCTCGCCGGCCCGCCGCCGCCAGGTGGCGGTCAGACCGGCGACCGGGTCGGCGGTGAACCCCAGCGACCGGCCCAGGCGGCGCAGCTC
This window encodes:
- a CDS encoding NAD+ synthase, with translation MAQLRLAMAQVNPTVGDLGGNCDIVCEQARRAAEAGAHLVVFPEMVLTGYPVEDLALRRTFVDASIEAVHALAERLAAEGLGELPVVVGHLSRRRGSAATALGQPVGSPQNAVALLHRGRPVFTSAKHHLPNYGVFDEFRYFVPGNVLPVVRLHGVDTAFVVCEDLWQDGGPVAAVHESGASLLVVLNGSPYERDKGDARLELCARRAREAGAALAYVNMVGGQDELVFDGDSLVVDAAGNLLARAPRFEEALLVVDLELPEAVGPGLWGAAAEADGVTIERHLLSEQPVRPYEPLPAPVAPRTDDIGEVYAALVLATRDYVRKNRFASVILGLSGGIDSALVATIAVDALGPERVHGVLMPSRYSSDHSVSDAEELVRRQGLNARTIPVGPMVEAFENAVEVDGLAAENLQARVRGQLLMTLSNQEGHLVLTTGNKSELAAGYSTLYGDSAGGFAPIKDVWKTLVWELARWRNAEAARLGRTPPIPENSITKPPSAELRPGQLDTDSLPDYGILDALLDDYVGTDLGREELVSAGHDPALVDRVIRMVDRAEYKRRQYPPGPKISGRNFGRDRRLPITNRWTA
- a CDS encoding carbohydrate-binding module family 20 domain-containing protein → MGVRRPLAALLAAVLGVAVSLVSPVVAASPAHAAPSGDRDVIVHLFQWRWQSIAEECETTLGPHGFGAVQVSPPQEHVVLPGEGYPWWQDYQPVSYRLDQTRRGTRADFVDMVDTCREAGVKIYVDAVINHMSGTGSVGSGPGSAGSAYGKYEYPGLYQSQDFNDCRRDISDWNDKWEVQYCELVGLADLRTSSPYVRDRIADYLNDLVAIGVAGFRIDAAKHIPEADLQAIVSRLDDVHPDWGGGKPYVFQEVIADGTIGTGSYTPIGDVTEFQYHRDISHAFADGAISHLTGLGGGLTPGAEAVVFVANHDTQRNDPILTHTDGARYDLAQKFMLAHPYGTPKVMSSYTWSGDDRTGPPMSADGTTDPTDCSAARWVCEHRAVAGMVSFHNAVDGHGIGSAVTDGAGRLAFARGSAGYAAFNATDSAWTRTFTTGLPDGTYCDVANGTFVDGVCDGPSYEVSGGTFTATVAADGAVALHVGAVGECADPAGCGAGPPPGDGDCPAVASRFDATVTTWYGQEVRVVGSLPELGSWNPADGLRLHTDAAAYPVWTGQAALPEGARFEYKYVKVDPDGTVEWENGGNRSATADDGGGCARTFTGSWR
- a CDS encoding bifunctional [glutamine synthetase] adenylyltransferase/[glutamine synthetase]-adenylyl-L-tyrosine phosphorylase, with the translated sequence MSVGALARRGFGDAARAARLLAEAGLDPVRHEAVMDALSRSADPDLALLGLVRIVERSPEAEDLFAALHEDADLRERLLRVLGASSALADHLVRHPGDWRELRGADAARLPDAEELRAGLLHVVGADPHSPAPAADLSAFDPAEAAHALRLAYRRRVLRLAGRDLTGVQDLREVAAELADLAAAVLEGSLAIARARFPEEAARCRLAVIGMGKCGGRELNYVSDVDVVFVAEPTADAPDEAAALAAATRLAAAMMEVPSDTDAEGTLWEVDAALRPDGRHGPLVRPLAGHVAYYERWAKTWEFQALLKARPIAGDAELGAAYVEAIGPLVWQAAGRPDFVEDVQAMRRRVEAHIPRAEADRQLKLGRGGLRDIEFAVQLLQLVHGRSDESLRSGNTLEALEALSRGGYVGRRDAADMADSYRFLRRVEHLLQLHRLRRTHLLPDARTESGQRELRRLGRSLGFTADPVAGLTATWRRRAGEVRRLHEKLFYRPLLKAVARLPEDEVRLSPEHARFRLEALGFVDPTGALRHLEALTSGVSRRAAIQRTLLPVMLGWFADSPDPDAGLLGFRQVSDALGTTPWYLRLLRDDVRVAERMAHLLGTSRYVTELLLRAPDAVALLADDALLVQRRNAELAAEADAALRRHDTAENQVAGVRALRRRELLRTAAADLLGVTDIDGVGDALTAIAVVTIDAALRAATERVARRRGAQPCTRMCVVAMGRFGGNELSYTSDADVVYVHDPLPGADPAEAAATAEEIVRELARLLELPAAEPPVRLDAALRPEGRNGPMVRTLDSYAAYYSRWASHWESQALLRAMPVAGDAELGQRFVEVVDPVRYPRGGPGEQAVREIRRLKARMEAERLPRGADPALHTKLGRGGLSDVEWSVQLLQLRHAHEVAELRTTGTLQALNAAVRNGLLDPDDGATLEVAWRLASRIRGALTLVRGRGGDSIPADLRERTAIAGALGYRADSGEVSPGERMVEEYRRATRRARAVMERVFYDS